Proteins encoded in a region of the Marinobacter arenosus genome:
- the efpL gene encoding elongation factor P-like protein EfpL, producing MPRASEIKKNSAVEYDGRVYFVKDIERSVPQGRAGGSLYRMRMYDVVTGNKIDETFKDSDMLNLADLVRRPATFSYSDGDEYVFMDSEDFTQYSLNKDAIADELLFISEDTQGLMVVLVSDAPVSLALPPTVELEITETDPSIKGGSATARTKPATLSTGLVVQVPEHISTGDRIKVNVDERKFLSRA from the coding sequence ATGCCAAGAGCAAGTGAAATTAAGAAAAATTCTGCCGTGGAATACGACGGACGGGTGTATTTCGTGAAGGACATCGAGCGTTCCGTACCGCAGGGGCGGGCCGGAGGCAGCCTGTATCGCATGCGGATGTATGATGTTGTCACCGGCAACAAAATTGACGAGACGTTCAAGGATTCGGACATGTTGAATCTCGCCGATCTCGTTCGCCGGCCGGCGACCTTCTCCTACTCGGATGGGGATGAGTATGTCTTCATGGACAGCGAGGACTTCACCCAATACAGCCTCAACAAGGACGCCATTGCCGACGAACTGCTGTTCATCAGCGAGGACACGCAGGGCCTGATGGTCGTGCTGGTCAGTGATGCGCCGGTATCCCTTGCCTTGCCACCCACGGTGGAGCTGGAGATTACCGAGACTGACCCCTCCATCAAGGGTGGCTCTGCGACGGCCCGTACCAAACCCGCCACGCTTTCCACAGGGCTGGTGGTGCAGGTGCCCGAGCACATTTCCACCGGTGACCGTATCAAGGTGAACGTGGACGAGCGTAAGTTCCTGAGCCGCGCCTGA
- a CDS encoding DUF2182 domain-containing protein, whose translation MANRSGALSGLMSRGSLVTLVGLLAIAGLSWLYVVGLAADMAAMSPGMMTFKAWTPAYFALMLVMWGVMMVAMMMPSAAPMILLYRQVARKNHLAGAMLGTALFTSGYLLIWLLFSLTATALQWLLEQWALLSPQMRSQNQVFSGAVLIAAGIYQFSSLKQACLRRCRGPLVFITRYWRSGLRGAFEMGLRHGAYCVGCCAALMVLLFVGGIMDLVVIAAIAGVVLLEKLMPGGEWLARVVGALAIGLGVVLILGGPVSGFH comes from the coding sequence GCTGGTCACTCTGGTGGGGTTGCTGGCAATCGCCGGCTTGAGCTGGCTGTATGTTGTCGGACTGGCGGCCGACATGGCCGCGATGTCCCCGGGCATGATGACGTTCAAGGCCTGGACGCCCGCCTATTTTGCCCTGATGCTGGTGATGTGGGGCGTGATGATGGTGGCGATGATGATGCCAAGCGCCGCCCCGATGATCCTGTTGTATCGCCAGGTGGCCCGGAAGAACCACCTGGCCGGAGCAATGCTGGGGACCGCATTGTTCACCAGCGGTTACCTGTTGATCTGGCTGCTGTTCAGCCTGACGGCCACGGCCCTTCAATGGCTGCTGGAGCAATGGGCGCTGCTCAGTCCACAGATGCGCAGTCAAAACCAGGTGTTCAGTGGTGCTGTGCTGATCGCCGCCGGGATCTATCAATTCTCCTCCCTGAAACAGGCCTGCCTGCGGCGCTGCCGCGGCCCGCTGGTTTTTATTACCCGGTACTGGCGGTCAGGCCTGCGTGGAGCCTTTGAGATGGGCCTTCGCCACGGAGCCTATTGCGTGGGCTGTTGCGCGGCGCTGATGGTGTTGCTCTTTGTCGGCGGCATTATGGATCTGGTTGTCATCGCCGCGATCGCCGGTGTGGTGTTGCTTGAGAAGTTGATGCCCGGTGGCGAATGGCTGGCGAGGGTGGTTGGCGCCCTCGCCATAGGTCTGGGCGTGGTGCTGATCCTTGGCGGGCCGGTTAGCGGTTTCCATTGA